In Streptomyces nojiriensis, one genomic interval encodes:
- a CDS encoding non-ribosomal peptide synthetase has translation MSESLAERIAALPKSRRALFQALTGRGGGRAAVREDPEPAPRDPAEAPVLSFAQRRLWFIDQLQPGSPAYNVPVATRIRGPLDVPALHAALQDIVDRHEVLRTVYTYQEGATEAVPRVVDGYRLPLPLTELPDEEAARPFYDADAGAPFDLAGAVPLRARLGRIGPEDHVLVLNLHHIVTDGWSMRVLYTELERAYAARTGASAEAAAPLALQYADFATWQRRRVSGDRLEGLTSFWREELGGATPVDLPTDRPRPPVFGHAGASRYIDLPPRLIARLREFGKSEGATLYMTMLAGFAATLRRWTGQEDIVVGTSVSGRDHPAFSELIGFFVNTLPLRIRTGGDPGFAELVRATRHTTLQAYAHQELPFDLIVDALGLPRDPSRPPLTSVMFLLDETPDTAPGLAGVATEPIDFSSHATKYDLMISVHDTGTAVRALVEYPTALFDAGTVDRLLGHFLTTLEGAVDRPDAPLSALPLLTDAERRAALDDWNATRAPFPQDACLHELFEQHADRRPDAPAVILGGLGGWNITYRELEERANRLAHRLVEAGAGPDRTVALCLRRGPGLVTAILAVLKAGGAYVPLDPDYPAERLALLLRDSAPPIVVSDAELIGRLPVPAGTARVLLDTDRAALAELPATRPAVPVTSRDLAYVIFTSGSTGTPKGIALEHRGVVNNILDLNRSYGIAPGDSVLALSSPSFDMSVYETLGILAAGGTLVLPDPAAAKDPAHWADLVERHGVTVWNSAPALLGLLADQLEHAGGPRLPKLRTAFLGGDWIPVTQPDRIRAFAPGLSFVALGGATEASIHSVEFPVGRVDPEWTKLPYGRPMANQLTYILDPKDRLVPVGVPGELHLGGVGLARGYLNRPELTEEKFVHVELEPGRTERLYRTGDLARYGADGTIELLGRTDFRIKLNGLRIEPGEVESALRERPGVREAVVAARRTAGSDRLVGYVVPEEGADLDPAALRTALAAVLPPHCVPAELVLLERLPLSPNGKVDRGALPDPRPAAPAPDRPTTAPADADPVVLRIAAVWAEVLGVAEVAPGDDFFALGGDSFAAVRVVRAVATALPDGGAAALRVVDLFSNPTPAGLAAKAAELAGTGPGTGPQQHRLLHRLTPERPAGTTALTLVCFPHGGGDAIAYQPLAAQLPPHIELLAVSPPGHDPLRPGPMLPVPEFAEIAAREIARTVRGPYAVYGHCAGVVTALETTHVLERLGQRPIALDLAAALPEEDPEYALEMERVSGDDDLVAYLTTMDGFDGVLDDSDLTAVLRMVRHDMTEAARFFARTPGGYDRPLATPLTCIIGDADDATEGYENGYRAWGRYAADVRLAVLPGGRHYFAKHLPDRLAALLADLHRNGGTHV, from the coding sequence GTGAGCGAGTCCCTCGCCGAACGCATAGCCGCACTGCCGAAGTCCCGCCGGGCACTGTTCCAGGCCCTGACCGGCCGAGGAGGCGGGCGCGCCGCCGTACGGGAGGACCCTGAGCCGGCACCCCGCGACCCCGCCGAAGCGCCCGTGCTCTCCTTCGCGCAGCGCCGCCTCTGGTTCATCGACCAGCTGCAGCCCGGCAGCCCCGCCTACAACGTGCCCGTCGCCACGCGCATCCGCGGCCCGCTCGACGTCCCCGCCCTGCACGCGGCGCTCCAGGACATCGTGGACCGCCACGAGGTGCTGCGGACCGTCTACACCTACCAGGAGGGCGCCACCGAGGCCGTACCCCGGGTGGTGGACGGCTACCGGCTGCCCCTGCCGCTGACCGAACTCCCCGACGAGGAGGCGGCCCGGCCGTTCTACGACGCCGACGCGGGCGCCCCCTTCGACCTGGCCGGCGCCGTCCCGCTGCGGGCCCGGCTCGGCCGGATCGGCCCCGAGGACCACGTCCTCGTCCTCAACCTGCACCACATCGTCACCGACGGCTGGTCCATGCGCGTCCTCTACACCGAACTGGAGCGCGCCTACGCCGCCCGCACCGGCGCGTCCGCCGAGGCGGCGGCCCCGCTCGCCCTCCAGTACGCAGACTTCGCCACCTGGCAGCGCCGCCGCGTCAGCGGGGACCGGCTGGAGGGCCTCACGTCCTTCTGGCGGGAGGAGCTGGGCGGCGCCACCCCCGTGGACCTGCCCACCGACCGGCCCAGACCGCCCGTCTTCGGCCACGCCGGCGCCTCCCGCTACATCGACCTCCCGCCCCGGCTCATCGCCCGGCTGCGGGAGTTCGGCAAGTCCGAGGGCGCCACCCTCTACATGACGATGCTGGCCGGCTTCGCCGCCACCCTGCGCCGCTGGACCGGCCAGGAGGACATCGTCGTCGGCACCTCGGTCTCCGGCCGCGACCACCCGGCCTTCAGCGAGCTCATCGGCTTCTTCGTCAACACCCTGCCGCTGCGCATCAGAACCGGCGGCGACCCCGGCTTCGCCGAACTGGTCCGCGCCACCCGCCACACCACCCTCCAGGCGTACGCGCACCAGGAACTGCCCTTCGACCTGATCGTCGACGCCCTCGGGCTGCCCCGCGACCCCAGCCGGCCGCCGCTCACCTCGGTGATGTTCCTCCTCGACGAGACCCCGGACACCGCCCCGGGCCTCGCGGGCGTCGCCACCGAGCCCATCGACTTCTCCTCGCACGCCACCAAGTACGACCTCATGATCAGCGTCCACGACACCGGCACCGCCGTCCGCGCCCTCGTGGAGTACCCCACCGCCCTGTTCGACGCCGGGACCGTGGACCGCCTCCTCGGCCACTTCCTCACCACTCTGGAAGGGGCCGTCGACCGCCCCGACGCCCCGCTGTCCGCCCTGCCGCTGCTCACCGACGCCGAGCGCCGGGCCGCCCTGGACGACTGGAACGCCACCCGCGCCCCCTTCCCCCAGGACGCCTGCCTGCACGAGTTGTTCGAGCAGCACGCCGACCGGCGGCCCGACGCGCCCGCAGTGATCCTCGGCGGACTCGGCGGCTGGAACATCACCTACCGGGAGCTGGAGGAGCGCGCCAACCGGCTCGCGCACCGGCTCGTCGAAGCCGGCGCCGGACCCGACCGGACCGTGGCGCTGTGCCTGCGCCGGGGCCCCGGACTGGTCACCGCGATCCTCGCCGTCCTCAAGGCCGGCGGGGCCTACGTCCCCCTCGACCCGGACTACCCGGCCGAGCGCCTGGCGCTGCTGCTGCGGGACTCCGCACCGCCCATCGTCGTCTCCGACGCGGAGCTGATCGGCCGACTGCCCGTCCCCGCCGGCACCGCGCGGGTGCTCCTCGACACCGACCGGGCCGCGCTCGCCGAGCTGCCCGCGACCCGCCCGGCCGTCCCCGTCACCTCCCGGGACCTGGCCTACGTCATCTTCACCTCGGGCTCCACCGGCACCCCCAAGGGCATCGCCCTGGAACACCGGGGCGTCGTCAACAACATCCTCGACCTCAACCGCTCGTACGGCATCGCGCCCGGCGACTCGGTCCTCGCCCTGTCCTCGCCCAGCTTCGACATGAGCGTCTACGAGACCCTCGGCATCCTCGCCGCGGGCGGCACGCTCGTCCTGCCCGACCCGGCCGCCGCCAAGGATCCGGCCCACTGGGCCGACCTCGTCGAGCGGCACGGCGTCACCGTGTGGAACTCGGCACCCGCCCTCCTCGGCCTCCTGGCCGACCAGCTCGAACACGCCGGCGGGCCCCGGCTGCCGAAGCTGCGCACCGCGTTCCTCGGCGGCGACTGGATCCCCGTCACCCAGCCCGACCGGATCCGCGCCTTCGCGCCCGGCCTGTCCTTCGTCGCGCTCGGCGGGGCGACCGAAGCCTCCATCCACTCGGTGGAGTTCCCCGTCGGCCGGGTCGATCCCGAGTGGACGAAGCTCCCGTACGGGCGGCCCATGGCCAACCAGCTGACCTACATCCTCGACCCGAAGGACCGCCTCGTCCCCGTCGGCGTCCCCGGCGAACTCCACCTGGGCGGCGTCGGACTGGCCCGCGGTTACCTGAACCGGCCCGAGCTCACCGAGGAGAAGTTCGTCCACGTCGAGCTGGAGCCGGGGCGCACCGAACGCCTCTACCGCACCGGCGACCTGGCCCGCTACGGCGCCGACGGCACCATCGAACTCCTCGGCCGCACCGACTTCCGGATCAAGCTCAACGGACTGCGCATCGAGCCCGGCGAGGTCGAGAGCGCGCTGCGCGAGCGCCCCGGCGTCCGCGAGGCCGTCGTGGCCGCCCGCCGCACCGCCGGCTCCGACCGCCTCGTCGGCTACGTGGTGCCCGAGGAGGGCGCGGACCTCGACCCCGCCGCCCTGCGCACCGCCCTCGCCGCCGTCCTGCCCCCGCACTGCGTCCCCGCCGAACTGGTCCTGCTGGAGCGGCTGCCGCTGAGCCCCAACGGCAAGGTGGACCGGGGCGCCCTGCCCGACCCGCGCCCCGCCGCCCCCGCACCGGACCGGCCCACCACCGCGCCCGCGGACGCGGACCCGGTCGTCCTGCGGATCGCCGCCGTCTGGGCCGAGGTGCTCGGCGTGGCCGAAGTCGCGCCCGGCGACGACTTCTTCGCCCTCGGCGGGGACTCCTTCGCCGCCGTCCGCGTGGTCCGCGCCGTCGCCACCGCCCTGCCGGACGGCGGAGCCGCCGCCCTGCGCGTCGTCGACCTCTTCAGCAACCCGACGCCGGCCGGGCTCGCCGCCAAAGCCGCCGAACTCGCCGGAACCGGACCGGGAACGGGCCCGCAGCAGCACCGGCTGCTGCACCGGCTCACCCCCGAACGCCCCGCCGGCACCACCGCGCTGACCCTCGTCTGCTTCCCGCACGGCGGCGGCGACGCCATCGCCTACCAGCCCCTCGCGGCCCAGCTCCCGCCGCACATCGAGCTCCTGGCCGTCTCCCCGCCCGGACACGACCCGCTGCGCCCCGGCCCCATGCTGCCGGTCCCCGAGTTCGCGGAGATCGCCGCCCGGGAGATCGCCCGCACCGTGCGGGGACCGTACGCGGTCTACGGCCACTGCGCCGGAGTCGTCACCGCGCTGGAGACCACCCACGTACTGGAACGGCTGGGACAGCGCCCGATCGCCCTGGACCTCGCCGCGGCCCTCCCCGAGGAGGACCCCGAGTACGCCCTGGAGATGGAACGCGTCTCCGGCGACGACGACCTCGTCGCCTACCTGACCACCATGGACGGCTTCGACGGCGTCCTCGACGACAGCGACCTCACCGCGGTCCTGCGGATGGTCCGCCACGACATGACCGAGGCCGCCCGCTTCTTCGCCCGCACCCCGGGCGGCTACGACCGCCCCCTGGCTACCCCGCTCACCTGCATCATCGGCGACGCCGACGACGCGACCGAGGGCTACGAGAACGGCTACCGCGCCTGGGGCCGGTACGCGGCCGACGTACGCCTCGCCGTGCTCCCCGGAGGCCGCCACTACTTCGCCAAGCACCTGCCCGACCGGCTCGCCGCTCTCCTCGCCGACCTGCACCGCAACGGAGGAACCCATGTCTGA
- a CDS encoding MFS transporter — MALGRHSDFNRLWFGQTVSNFGDKISLLALPTLAVVVLGGGALEVGVLGALRFLPFLLLAPIAGLVADRVSRRTVMIVADLGRFLALATIPLAFALDSVSMTHLFIVAGVTGCLTTFFEVSYQSWLPQLIGTENLIEGNTKLQISRSVAEAVGAGAGGALIQLLGAARAVTADAFTFLISLIALLVIRHRDVRERTEERKASAKAEMKEGMRTLFGNPVLRGLFTANVVVNLGAAMGDAILIVYAYKVLDLSPGQVGVAFAVMSVFVIVGAVLSEVVSKSLSVGRLLVITAVVLGAGYILVPTGGAIGGFVGLIVVQAVIGFVSPMFDIHVLSLVQGVTPNEQMGRVSGTALSAVYGALSLGYFAGGALGEAIGLTGGLAVAGSVTIIGGLTLLGGPVAKIKEMPGGDDTAEEGSPAADEARITA; from the coding sequence ATGGCACTCGGTCGGCATTCCGATTTCAATCGCCTGTGGTTCGGGCAGACCGTCAGCAACTTCGGCGACAAGATCTCCCTCCTGGCACTACCGACCCTCGCGGTCGTGGTGCTGGGCGGCGGAGCCTTGGAGGTCGGCGTGCTCGGCGCGCTGCGCTTCCTCCCCTTCCTGCTGCTCGCCCCGATCGCCGGGCTGGTGGCCGACCGGGTGTCGAGGCGTACCGTCATGATCGTCGCCGACCTGGGCCGCTTCCTGGCCCTGGCCACGATTCCGTTGGCGTTCGCGCTCGACTCCGTCAGCATGACCCACCTCTTCATCGTGGCCGGCGTCACCGGCTGCCTCACCACCTTCTTCGAGGTCTCCTACCAGTCCTGGCTGCCGCAGCTCATCGGCACCGAGAACCTCATCGAAGGCAATACCAAACTCCAGATCAGCCGCAGCGTCGCCGAGGCGGTGGGCGCGGGCGCCGGTGGCGCACTCATCCAGCTGCTCGGCGCCGCACGCGCCGTCACCGCCGACGCGTTCACCTTCCTCATCTCGCTCATCGCCCTGCTGGTCATCCGCCACCGGGACGTGCGCGAGCGGACCGAGGAGCGCAAGGCCTCCGCGAAGGCGGAAATGAAGGAGGGCATGCGGACCCTCTTCGGCAACCCCGTCCTGCGCGGCCTGTTCACCGCGAACGTCGTGGTCAACCTCGGTGCCGCGATGGGTGACGCCATCCTGATCGTCTACGCGTACAAGGTGCTGGACCTCAGCCCCGGCCAGGTCGGTGTCGCCTTCGCCGTCATGTCGGTCTTCGTCATCGTCGGCGCGGTGCTCTCCGAGGTCGTGTCCAAGAGCCTCTCGGTGGGCCGCCTGCTGGTCATCACCGCGGTCGTGCTCGGCGCCGGCTACATCCTGGTCCCGACCGGCGGCGCGATCGGCGGCTTCGTCGGACTGATCGTGGTCCAGGCCGTCATCGGCTTCGTCTCCCCGATGTTCGACATCCACGTCCTCAGCCTCGTGCAGGGTGTCACCCCGAACGAGCAGATGGGCCGCGTCAGCGGCACCGCGCTCTCCGCGGTGTACGGCGCCCTGTCGCTGGGCTACTTCGCCGGCGGCGCGCTCGGCGAGGCGATCGGCCTGACCGGCGGCCTCGCGGTGGCCGGCAGCGTCACCATCATCGGCGGCCTGACCCTGCTCGGCGGGCCGGTCGCCAAGATCAAGGAAATGCCCGGCGGCGACGACACCGCCGAGGAGGGATCTCCGGCCGCGGACGAGGCCAGGATCACCGCCTGA
- a CDS encoding winged helix DNA-binding domain-containing protein, translating into MERRTTDRLLRARAQAIGGEVREESVAAVLDRVLAVQAQDLPAAELGLRVRARGLTQEAVRRATDTERSAVRGWFMRGTLQLVPAADARWLLALFGPVYLALAARRLRELGLDESLCTRSERLITEAIDGEGPLTRAQLTDRLTTLGVEPKGQSAFHLIRRAALNGRICHGPQRGGEATFVLLDDWLPATGPLPFTGAAAERELARRYRAAYGPSDALDFVHWSGLKATTGKNAWAAVRETGPEPAPTQGGPDVRLLPAYDNYLVGYRSRDLSVPAAHERRVWPGGGQIRATVLVDGLAVGTWSGGRRGAPVTVEPFPGTEPHTPAVAAGIARESADIARFSS; encoded by the coding sequence GTGGAACGACGTACGACCGACCGGCTGCTCAGGGCTCGCGCACAGGCGATCGGGGGCGAGGTCCGGGAAGAATCGGTCGCCGCCGTCCTCGACCGGGTGCTGGCCGTGCAGGCGCAGGACCTGCCCGCAGCGGAGCTCGGGCTCCGGGTGCGGGCCCGCGGGCTGACCCAGGAGGCGGTGCGCCGGGCCACCGACACCGAACGCAGCGCCGTCCGCGGCTGGTTCATGCGCGGCACCCTCCAGCTGGTGCCGGCCGCCGACGCCCGGTGGCTGCTGGCCCTCTTCGGCCCGGTCTACCTCGCGCTCGCCGCCCGGCGGCTGCGCGAACTGGGCCTCGACGAGTCCCTGTGCACGCGCTCGGAACGCCTCATCACCGAAGCGATCGACGGCGAGGGGCCGTTGACCCGCGCCCAGCTCACCGACCGGCTCACCACCCTCGGAGTGGAGCCGAAGGGGCAGTCCGCCTTCCACCTGATCCGCCGGGCGGCCCTGAACGGCCGTATCTGCCACGGACCGCAGCGCGGCGGCGAGGCCACCTTCGTCCTCCTCGACGACTGGCTGCCCGCCACCGGCCCCCTGCCCTTCACCGGAGCCGCCGCCGAACGCGAACTCGCGCGCCGCTACCGCGCGGCGTACGGACCCTCCGACGCCCTGGACTTCGTCCACTGGTCGGGGCTCAAGGCCACCACGGGCAAGAACGCGTGGGCCGCCGTACGCGAGACCGGGCCCGAGCCGGCGCCCACCCAGGGCGGGCCCGACGTACGCCTGCTGCCGGCCTACGACAACTACCTCGTCGGCTACCGCAGCCGGGACCTGTCCGTGCCCGCCGCGCACGAACGCCGGGTGTGGCCCGGCGGCGGGCAGATCCGCGCCACCGTGCTGGTCGACGGCCTGGCCGTCGGCACCTGGTCGGGCGGCCGCCGCGGGGCACCGGTGACGGTCGAACCCTTCCCCGGGACCGAGCCCCACACCCCCGCCGTGGCCGCCGGAATCGCCCGCGAGAGCGCCGACATCGCACGGTTCTCCAGCTGA
- a CDS encoding non-ribosomal peptide synthetase, with product MTTALVDFNRSDAAFPAAGYPQLLAEQAARTPRATALAQGDRSWTYAELESATNRLAHALIARGAVEGTRIGLCYPRSAEYVIGSLAILKTGAAIVALDPVNPDDRLAAMIADAAPLLVLTPADLGRRIPEDVPRAEVGTPGQDLPDTAPAVVTGPDTVSHLIYTSGSTGTPKAVLERHGALTNLVHWTTRAYGVRPGDRASWMSTPGFAVQIMEWLAYLPAGAAIHIPEAGQAQTPEQIRDWLVGAGITHTMLVAALAEPAWGLDWPADTALRILVTTAERVHSWPPVDTPFRVVMTYGTTETTNVLSCLDLGAGVDFTSQATSDEVRATRQVPVGVPIANLRVHLLGEDGSPVPEGEVGRLHVSGAGVAAGYHGRPELTAAKFHPNFVADDPHPVLYDTGDLARRREDGAVELLGRSDSQVKIRGFRVELGEVETHIARLDDIAEAVVVTQERGPGDKRLMAYVSPAGADAPDPAAVRADVARTLPYYMVPATVVVLPALPRLPNGKVDRRSLPEPPEGRDAVGAGYEAPRNEVEDGLSRLWAEAFRTDGVGIHDNFFELGGHSLLAFQLIDEIRRRYSVELSLSDLSTCPTVAELATLVTTERTGGRGSFGGLPAIVPDPAARFEPFPLTESQQALWIGRGGLVELGNVGCHGYFEWESEQLDVARFEGAWRRLVERHDALRTRVLPDGTQQVFEEIPAYEIPVTDLGGLDGESREAELAALRERLSHQVLDADAWPLFDVRISLLGGGRARIHLCLDFLVADAWSYFQVLIPDLVTYYVEPGAELAPLELTFRDYVLAVGNSLRDSELYRRSEWYWRDRLATLPPAPELPERPADAPELPVRFERRSHVVAPERWSRIQERAHAREVTPSGVLAAAYAEILGRAAGQARFTINFPLFNRLPLHPQVNALLADTTTTLLLAVEQTESTFAGRAQAVQRRLWADLEHRYFSGVQVLRELTRLRGSLAPAMPVVMTSLAGHPPQYEETELGAPVYGISQTPQVSLDFQVFEKPDGLTFNWDFLPAVYPDGLIDSMFEEFTSLLDALAEDEVWERHSPPPGEESAAPGKTEERDTGDAWERYWAGIRRTGRGGDVIWDADSGEEFHWLLDQARRHFRGELPLIDLGCGNGRYSRELAPYYPSVIGVDVSVSAIDHAKREAEGVPNVDYLAIDMTDAEQAAVLGEGPYNIFVRGVFHVLDTEARARLAAVADRLLGDEGTLIVHEPDYSSNSFGYLGFVGGKRGRAEDLVGPLEAAGVRHSHRFTRPELAEAFGADAWEVVDDEAIELHAIDPRSDSDALRLPGYYAVLRRRR from the coding sequence GTGACCACCGCACTCGTCGACTTCAACCGTTCGGACGCCGCCTTCCCCGCCGCCGGGTATCCGCAGCTCCTCGCCGAACAGGCCGCCCGCACCCCTCGGGCCACCGCCCTCGCGCAGGGCGACCGCAGCTGGACCTACGCCGAACTGGAGTCCGCCACCAACCGGCTGGCGCACGCCCTGATCGCCCGCGGAGCCGTCGAAGGCACCCGGATCGGCCTCTGCTACCCCCGAAGCGCCGAGTACGTCATCGGCTCCCTCGCCATCCTCAAGACGGGCGCCGCGATCGTCGCCCTCGACCCGGTCAACCCCGACGACCGGCTCGCGGCGATGATCGCCGACGCCGCCCCGCTGCTCGTCCTCACCCCGGCCGACCTCGGCCGCCGGATACCCGAGGACGTCCCCCGCGCCGAGGTCGGCACGCCCGGGCAGGACCTGCCGGACACCGCGCCCGCCGTCGTGACCGGACCCGACACCGTCAGCCACCTCATCTACACCTCCGGCTCCACCGGAACCCCCAAGGCCGTCCTGGAACGGCACGGCGCACTCACCAACCTCGTGCACTGGACCACCCGCGCCTACGGGGTCCGGCCCGGCGACCGCGCCTCGTGGATGTCCACCCCCGGCTTCGCCGTCCAGATCATGGAGTGGCTCGCCTACCTGCCCGCCGGCGCGGCGATCCACATCCCCGAGGCCGGGCAGGCACAGACCCCCGAGCAGATCCGCGACTGGCTCGTCGGTGCGGGCATCACCCACACCATGCTGGTGGCCGCCCTGGCCGAGCCCGCCTGGGGCCTGGACTGGCCCGCGGACACCGCGCTGCGGATCCTGGTGACCACCGCCGAGCGCGTCCACAGCTGGCCGCCCGTCGACACCCCGTTCCGGGTCGTGATGACCTACGGCACCACCGAGACCACCAACGTCCTGTCCTGCCTCGACCTCGGGGCCGGCGTCGACTTCACCAGCCAGGCCACCTCCGACGAGGTCCGCGCCACCCGGCAGGTCCCGGTCGGCGTGCCCATCGCCAACCTCCGCGTCCACCTCCTGGGCGAGGACGGCAGCCCGGTGCCCGAGGGCGAGGTCGGCCGCCTGCACGTCTCCGGCGCCGGGGTCGCGGCCGGCTACCACGGCCGCCCCGAGCTCACCGCCGCGAAGTTCCACCCCAACTTCGTCGCCGACGACCCGCACCCGGTGCTCTACGACACCGGCGACCTCGCCCGCCGCCGCGAGGACGGCGCCGTCGAACTCCTCGGCCGGTCCGACTCCCAGGTGAAGATCCGCGGCTTCCGCGTGGAGCTCGGGGAGGTCGAGACGCACATCGCCCGTCTCGACGACATCGCCGAGGCCGTCGTCGTCACCCAGGAGCGCGGCCCCGGCGACAAGCGGCTCATGGCCTACGTGTCCCCGGCCGGCGCGGACGCCCCGGACCCGGCGGCGGTGCGCGCCGACGTGGCCCGCACCCTGCCCTACTACATGGTCCCCGCCACCGTCGTCGTGCTGCCCGCCCTCCCGCGCCTGCCCAACGGCAAGGTCGACCGGCGCAGCCTGCCCGAGCCCCCGGAGGGCCGAGACGCGGTCGGCGCCGGCTACGAGGCCCCCCGCAACGAGGTCGAGGACGGGCTCAGCCGGCTGTGGGCCGAGGCGTTCCGCACCGACGGCGTCGGCATCCACGACAACTTCTTCGAGCTGGGCGGACATTCGCTGCTGGCCTTCCAGCTGATCGACGAGATCCGCCGCCGCTACAGCGTCGAGCTCAGCCTCTCCGACCTCTCCACCTGCCCCACGGTCGCCGAGCTCGCGACCCTCGTCACCACCGAACGCACCGGCGGCCGCGGCTCCTTCGGCGGACTCCCCGCGATCGTCCCCGACCCCGCCGCCCGCTTCGAGCCCTTCCCGCTCACCGAGAGCCAGCAGGCCCTGTGGATCGGCCGCGGCGGACTCGTCGAACTGGGCAACGTCGGCTGCCACGGCTACTTCGAGTGGGAGAGCGAGCAGCTCGACGTGGCCCGCTTCGAGGGCGCCTGGCGCCGCCTCGTCGAACGCCACGACGCCTTGCGCACCCGCGTGCTGCCCGACGGCACCCAGCAGGTCTTCGAGGAGATCCCGGCGTACGAGATCCCCGTCACCGACCTCGGCGGACTCGACGGGGAATCCCGCGAGGCCGAGCTGGCCGCCCTGCGCGAGCGGCTCTCCCACCAGGTCCTCGACGCCGACGCCTGGCCGCTGTTCGACGTACGGATCAGCCTGCTCGGCGGCGGCCGGGCCCGGATCCACCTCTGCCTGGACTTCCTCGTCGCCGACGCCTGGAGCTACTTCCAGGTCCTCATCCCCGACCTGGTCACCTACTACGTGGAACCCGGCGCGGAACTCGCCCCGCTCGAGCTGACCTTCCGCGACTACGTCCTCGCCGTCGGGAACTCGCTGCGCGACAGCGAGCTCTACCGCCGCTCCGAGTGGTACTGGCGCGACCGCCTCGCCACCCTCCCGCCCGCCCCCGAACTGCCCGAGCGCCCGGCCGACGCCCCCGAGCTGCCGGTCCGCTTCGAGCGCCGCAGCCACGTCGTCGCCCCGGAGCGGTGGAGCAGGATCCAGGAGCGCGCGCACGCCCGCGAGGTGACCCCCTCCGGGGTACTGGCCGCCGCCTACGCCGAGATCCTCGGCAGGGCCGCCGGACAGGCCCGGTTCACCATCAACTTCCCGCTGTTCAACCGCCTCCCGCTGCACCCCCAGGTCAACGCGCTGCTCGCGGACACCACGACCACCCTGCTGCTGGCCGTCGAGCAGACGGAGTCCACCTTCGCCGGACGGGCCCAGGCCGTCCAGCGCCGGCTCTGGGCCGACCTGGAGCACCGCTACTTCAGCGGGGTGCAGGTGCTGCGCGAGCTGACCAGGCTGCGCGGCTCCCTCGCCCCGGCCATGCCCGTGGTGATGACCAGCCTGGCCGGCCACCCGCCGCAGTACGAGGAGACCGAGCTGGGCGCCCCGGTCTACGGCATCTCCCAGACCCCGCAGGTCTCCCTCGACTTCCAGGTCTTCGAGAAGCCCGACGGCCTCACCTTCAACTGGGACTTCCTGCCCGCCGTCTACCCGGACGGGCTGATCGACTCGATGTTCGAGGAGTTCACCTCCCTGCTCGACGCCCTCGCCGAGGACGAGGTCTGGGAACGCCACTCCCCGCCGCCCGGCGAGGAGAGCGCCGCCCCCGGCAAGACCGAGGAGCGCGACACCGGCGACGCCTGGGAGCGGTACTGGGCCGGGATCCGGCGCACCGGACGAGGCGGCGACGTCATCTGGGACGCCGACAGCGGTGAGGAGTTCCACTGGCTGCTGGACCAGGCGCGGCGCCACTTCCGCGGCGAGCTGCCGCTCATCGACCTGGGCTGCGGCAACGGCCGCTACAGCCGCGAACTCGCCCCGTACTACCCTTCGGTCATCGGCGTCGACGTCTCCGTCAGCGCCATCGACCACGCCAAGCGCGAGGCCGAGGGCGTGCCGAACGTCGACTACCTGGCGATCGACATGACCGACGCCGAACAGGCCGCGGTCCTGGGAGAGGGGCCCTACAACATCTTCGTCCGCGGCGTCTTCCACGTCCTGGACACCGAGGCCCGGGCCCGGCTCGCCGCGGTCGCCGACCGCCTGCTGGGCGACGAGGGCACGCTGATCGTGCACGAGCCCGACTACTCCAGCAACTCCTTCGGCTACCTCGGCTTCGTCGGCGGCAAGCGGGGCCGCGCCGAGGACCTGGTCGGCCCGCTGGAGGCGGCCGGTGTCCGGCACTCGCACCGCTTCACCCGGCCCGAACTGGCCGAGGCGTTCGGCGCGGACGCGTGGGAGGTCGTCGACGACGAGGCGATAGAACTGCACGCGATCGACCCCAGGTCGGACTCCGACGCCCTGCGGCTGCCCGGCTACTACGCGGTGCTGCGCCGCAGGCGCTGA